From the genome of Malus sylvestris chromosome 6, drMalSylv7.2, whole genome shotgun sequence, one region includes:
- the LOC126625465 gene encoding uncharacterized protein LOC126625465 has translation MDIDATGVHRKLQLNELEEIRHEAYENARIYKDKTKAYHDKMLRTKTFSKGQKVLLFDSRLRLFPVQVQSMKTGHEFKVNGHRLKPYYDLFEEHIVEEIPLHAVSPNGA, from the exons ATGGATATAGATGCTACTGGGGTGCATAGAAAGCTCCAATTAAATGAACTCGAGGAGATTAGGCACGAGGCGTACGAGAATGCTCGAATTTACAAGGATAAGACCAAGGCGTATCATGACAAGATGCTTCGTACAAAGACATTCTCCAAGGGGCAGAAAGTGCTTCTCTttgattctcgccttcggttattCCCCG tccaagtccAAAGCATGAAAACCGGCCATGAATTtaaggtgaatgggcatcgtttgaagccctattacgacCTGTTTGAGGAGCATATCGTGGAGGAAATACCTCTCCATGCCGTGAGCCCTAATGGAGCTTAA